The following proteins come from a genomic window of Pseudomonas sp. WJP1:
- a CDS encoding OmpA family protein, with protein MTALFEMRIRLGGDPTAFSEFKALREELAKLSHPACPDVDWATVEQLCLALFQRNGAELQTAAAFALARSHLHGVEGMAQGIALIEALVGEWANLWPAMESARLEILAWLFARLQPLLRGLQLQPWSLPAIAQLGAGLERLHTRLDRQLQHPPGALQTLRQQVESLLQRLAQPHAQPHVLFDPVALSTRLPPPPQVMPVVILPTPPMPEVLAQKKAHRLSPWLFAAVATITLAAGAFWTAWLVSPDKDGVNRLASVFQAPPTVPEPVRLDSLSLFAPGSAELKPGSTKVLISALVDIKAQPDWLIVIAGHSDAKGNAEQNLQLSHARASAVRGWMQRMGDIPDSCFAVQGFADSQPIASNDSEAGRAANRRVDIQLVPQAGACGKPGERVQS; from the coding sequence ATGACGGCATTGTTTGAAATGCGAATCAGGCTCGGCGGCGATCCAACTGCCTTCAGTGAGTTCAAGGCGCTGCGTGAAGAGTTGGCCAAACTGAGTCATCCGGCCTGCCCGGATGTGGATTGGGCCACGGTGGAGCAGTTGTGCCTGGCGTTGTTCCAGCGCAACGGGGCGGAGCTGCAAACGGCCGCTGCGTTCGCACTGGCCCGCAGTCACCTGCACGGCGTGGAGGGTATGGCTCAGGGGATCGCGTTGATCGAGGCGCTCGTCGGTGAATGGGCAAACCTGTGGCCGGCGATGGAGTCGGCGCGGCTGGAAATCCTGGCCTGGCTGTTCGCGCGCCTGCAGCCGCTGTTGCGTGGCCTGCAGCTGCAACCCTGGAGCCTGCCTGCGATCGCCCAACTGGGCGCTGGGCTGGAGCGCCTGCACACACGACTGGATCGGCAGCTTCAGCATCCGCCAGGGGCATTGCAAACCCTGCGTCAGCAAGTCGAAAGCCTGCTGCAGAGACTGGCACAGCCCCATGCACAGCCCCATGTGTTGTTCGACCCGGTGGCGTTGTCGACGAGACTGCCGCCACCGCCCCAGGTGATGCCGGTGGTGATCCTGCCGACGCCGCCGATGCCCGAAGTGCTGGCTCAGAAAAAGGCCCATCGGCTCAGCCCTTGGTTATTCGCCGCCGTCGCGACAATCACCTTGGCCGCGGGTGCTTTCTGGACGGCCTGGCTGGTGAGCCCGGACAAGGATGGCGTGAATCGCCTCGCCAGTGTCTTCCAGGCGCCACCAACTGTGCCCGAGCCCGTACGCCTGGACAGCCTGTCCCTGTTCGCCCCCGGCAGCGCCGAACTCAAGCCCGGCTCGACCAAGGTCCTGATCAGCGCCCTGGTCGACATCAAGGCCCAACCGGACTGGTTGATCGTCATCGCCGGGCACAGCGATGCCAAGGGCAATGCCGAGCAAAATTTGCAGCTGTCCCATGCTCGCGCTTCAGCCGTGCGCGGCTGGATGCAGCGAATGGGCGATATCCCCGACAGTTGCTTCGCAGTCCAGGGCTTTGCCGACAGCCAGCCAATCGCAAGCAACGACAGCGAGGCCGGGCGTGCGGCTAACCGGCGTGTCGATATCCAGTTGGTGCCTCAAGCAGGCGCCTGCGGGAAACCGGGCGAGCGGGTGCAGTCATAG
- a CDS encoding DUF1028 domain-containing protein, whose protein sequence is MTFSIAARCPETGQFGIAISSSSIAVGARCPWLLPGVGAVSTQNITLPSLGPETLALMEQGLAPAEALDKVLTRNGYSQYRQITAIDHLGRTAHFSGAQTLGQNNAVSGEQCVAAGNMLAAPGVIEAMVSAFEQAEGQLADRLLAAMQGGMAAGGEAGPVHSAAVMVVGELTWPIINLRVDWADEDPIGQLQKLWQAYRPQVQDYIDRALAPDRSPGYGVAGDDR, encoded by the coding sequence ATGACCTTTTCCATCGCCGCCCGCTGCCCCGAAACCGGTCAGTTCGGCATCGCCATCAGTTCCTCGAGCATCGCCGTCGGCGCCCGCTGCCCCTGGCTGTTGCCCGGTGTGGGTGCGGTGTCCACGCAAAACATCACCCTGCCCTCCCTTGGCCCGGAAACCCTCGCCTTGATGGAGCAAGGCCTGGCACCTGCCGAGGCCCTGGACAAGGTGCTGACCCGCAACGGCTACAGCCAGTACAGGCAGATCACCGCCATCGACCACCTCGGCCGCACTGCGCACTTCAGCGGTGCGCAAACCCTGGGCCAGAACAATGCCGTGTCCGGCGAGCAATGCGTGGCGGCCGGCAATATGCTCGCAGCCCCCGGGGTGATCGAGGCCATGGTCAGCGCCTTCGAACAGGCCGAGGGTCAACTGGCTGACCGTTTGCTGGCGGCGATGCAAGGCGGCATGGCGGCCGGTGGCGAAGCCGGGCCGGTGCATTCGGCCGCGGTGATGGTGGTTGGGGAACTGACCTGGCCAATCATCAACCTGCGAGTCGACTGGGCCGATGAAGACCCGATTGGCCAGCTGCAAAAGCTCTGGCAGGCCTACCGCCCGCAAGTCCAGGACTACATCGACCGCGCCCTGGCGCCCGACAGGTCCCCGGGCTACGGCGTCGCCGGAGACGATCGATGA
- the argE gene encoding acetylornithine deacetylase encodes MSASRNLLETLVAFDTTSRESNLQLIEFVRDYLAGFDVPCQLVYNPERSKANLFATIGPADRPGIVLSGHTDVVPVDGQPWTVAPFQLTEREGKLYGRGTADMKGYIACVLALVPALVQVSLRLPVHIALSYDEEVGCLGVRSLLKALEQRPVKPMLCIIGEPTELKPVLGHKGKLAMRCDIHGHACHSAYAPLGVNAIEYAAELIGELGRIGLRLKASEHHDARFDPPFSTVQTGVIGGGKALNIVPADCRFDFEVRALPSHNPRLVAQELQAYAEQQLLPRMRAVSEQSEIRFSELSAYPGLATDERSEAAELIAAFSGSRDFGTVAFGTEGGLFDAAGIPTVVCGPGSMEQGHKPDEFVSLEQLHGCDAMLQRMLLAISN; translated from the coding sequence ATGAGCGCCAGCCGCAACCTGCTCGAAACCCTGGTGGCGTTCGACACCACCAGCCGCGAATCCAACCTGCAGCTGATCGAGTTCGTCCGCGACTACCTCGCAGGCTTCGATGTGCCGTGCCAGCTGGTTTACAACCCGGAGCGCAGCAAGGCCAATCTGTTCGCCACGATCGGCCCGGCGGACCGGCCTGGCATCGTGCTCTCGGGGCACACCGACGTGGTGCCCGTCGACGGCCAGCCGTGGACCGTCGCGCCGTTCCAGCTCACCGAACGCGAGGGCAAGTTGTACGGTCGCGGCACGGCGGACATGAAAGGCTACATCGCCTGCGTGCTCGCCCTGGTGCCCGCGCTGGTGCAGGTCTCGTTGCGCCTGCCGGTGCATATTGCCCTGTCCTACGACGAGGAAGTCGGCTGCCTGGGCGTGCGCTCCCTGCTCAAGGCCCTGGAACAACGCCCGGTCAAACCGATGCTGTGCATCATTGGCGAACCCACCGAACTCAAACCGGTGCTGGGCCACAAGGGCAAGCTGGCGATGCGCTGTGACATCCACGGCCACGCCTGCCATTCGGCCTACGCCCCGCTCGGGGTCAATGCGATCGAATACGCTGCCGAACTGATCGGTGAGCTGGGGCGCATCGGCCTACGGCTCAAGGCCTCCGAACACCATGACGCGCGTTTCGACCCGCCGTTCTCCACGGTGCAGACCGGCGTGATTGGCGGCGGCAAGGCCTTGAACATCGTCCCGGCCGACTGCCGCTTCGACTTCGAAGTTCGCGCCTTGCCCTCACACAACCCGCGACTGGTGGCGCAGGAACTGCAGGCCTATGCCGAGCAGCAGCTGTTGCCGCGCATGCGTGCTGTGAGTGAACAGAGCGAGATCCGCTTCAGTGAGTTGTCGGCGTACCCTGGCCTGGCCACCGATGAACGCAGCGAAGCCGCTGAGTTGATCGCGGCATTTTCCGGCTCCCGGGATTTCGGCACGGTGGCGTTCGGCACCGAGGGCGGCCTGTTCGATGCGGCGGGAATCCCGACGGTGGTGTGCGGCCCGGGCAGCATGGAGCAAGGCCATAAACCCGATGAGTTCGTCAGCCTGGAACAACTGCACGGCTGCGATGCCATGCTGCAACGGATGCTGTTGGCGATCAGCAACTAA
- a CDS encoding RidA family protein, with amino-acid sequence MTTPTHTRIRMFNTKETYPNQSLDNDLCQAVRAGNTVYVRGQVGTDFEGNLVGLGDPRAQTEQAMRNVKQLLEEAGSDLSHIVKTTTYLIDPRYREPVYQEVGKWLKGVFPISTGLVVTALGQPQWLMEIDVIAVIPE; translated from the coding sequence ATGACTACGCCAACCCATACCCGCATCCGCATGTTCAACACCAAGGAAACCTACCCGAACCAGAGCCTGGACAACGACCTGTGCCAGGCCGTTCGCGCCGGCAACACCGTTTATGTGCGCGGCCAGGTCGGCACCGATTTCGAAGGCAACCTGGTTGGCCTCGGCGATCCGCGAGCACAAACCGAGCAGGCCATGCGCAACGTCAAGCAACTGCTGGAAGAAGCCGGCAGCGACCTGAGCCACATCGTCAAGACCACCACCTATCTGATCGACCCGCGCTATCGTGAACCGGTGTATCAGGAAGTGGGCAAGTGGCTCAAAGGCGTGTTCCCGATTTCCACCGGGCTGGTGGTGACGGCATTGGGTCAGCCGCAGTGGCTGATGGAGATCGACGTGATTGCGGTGATCCCGGAATAA
- a CDS encoding cytochrome c3 family protein, which produces MKALFALLKDYWGILCRPSVYFSLGFLTLGGFIAGIIFWGGFNTALELTNTEKFCISCHEMRDNVFVELQDTIHYTNRSGVRASCPDCHVPHEWTHKIARKMQASKEVWGKLFGTIDTRDKFLALRRELAEHEWARLKANDSRECRNCHNFEFMDFTRQGKRAAAMHSTSLAKGEATCIDCHKGIAHKLPDMSGVKGW; this is translated from the coding sequence ATGAAAGCACTGTTCGCCCTGCTTAAGGACTACTGGGGCATCCTCTGTCGGCCGAGCGTTTATTTCAGCCTGGGGTTTCTGACCCTGGGCGGTTTTATCGCCGGGATCATTTTCTGGGGTGGGTTCAACACGGCACTGGAGCTGACGAACACCGAGAAATTCTGCATTTCCTGCCACGAGATGCGCGACAACGTGTTTGTCGAATTGCAGGACACCATCCACTACACCAACCGCTCGGGGGTGCGCGCCAGTTGCCCGGATTGCCACGTACCCCACGAATGGACGCACAAGATCGCACGCAAGATGCAGGCCTCGAAGGAAGTCTGGGGCAAGCTGTTCGGCACCATCGACACCCGCGACAAATTCCTCGCCCTGCGCCGTGAACTGGCGGAACACGAATGGGCCAGGCTCAAGGCCAACGACTCACGCGAATGCCGCAACTGCCACAACTTCGAATTCATGGACTTTACCCGCCAGGGCAAACGGGCGGCGGCCATGCATTCGACGTCATTGGCCAAGGGCGAAGCCACCTGCATCGACTGCCACAAGGGCATTGCGCACAAGCTACCGGATATGAGCGGCGTCAAGGGCTGGTAG
- the tssJ gene encoding type VI secretion system lipoprotein TssJ: MSIESSNVQSRGATVLSEEKGVYGALFGKINLSPIKTLSSIEVFQNTEALSEVSADERVTAAVSVFLKLLKQSSQKFERLDKVLLDEHIAALDAQISRQLDAVMHHPDFQRVESTWRGVKSLNYDSLLSHDEQVLSADLLDKRALVVKPDEGMQLNIPLDKQARYVAVVALFRETDSRADTWRLTLAREDLDPDRVRVIELGGNRLTLRPLAKE; the protein is encoded by the coding sequence ATGTCCATCGAAAGTTCTAACGTGCAATCGCGCGGCGCTACTGTGTTGTCCGAAGAAAAAGGCGTATATGGCGCGCTGTTTGGCAAGATCAATCTCAGTCCGATCAAAACCCTGAGTAGTATCGAAGTATTTCAAAATACCGAGGCACTCTCCGAAGTGTCCGCCGATGAGCGAGTAACGGCGGCAGTCAGTGTGTTCCTTAAACTGCTCAAACAATCTTCACAGAAATTCGAACGCCTGGATAAAGTCCTGCTCGATGAACACATCGCAGCCCTGGATGCGCAAATCAGCCGGCAACTCGATGCCGTGATGCACCACCCCGATTTCCAGCGTGTCGAGTCAACCTGGCGCGGGGTCAAGTCGCTGAACTACGATAGCTTGCTCAGCCATGACGAGCAGGTGCTGAGTGCCGACTTGTTGGACAAACGAGCCCTGGTGGTCAAGCCCGACGAGGGCATGCAACTGAACATCCCCCTGGACAAGCAGGCACGCTACGTCGCGGTGGTCGCATTGTTCCGTGAGACCGATAGCCGAGCCGACACCTGGCGCCTGACCCTGGCACGGGAGGACCTTGACCCGGACCGGGTGCGGGTGATCGAACTGGGGGGCAACCGCCTGACCCTGCGCCCGCTGGCCAAGGAGTGA
- a CDS encoding flavin-containing monooxygenase, whose product MTIEKTIIDTLIVGAGQAGVAMSEHLSKLGVPHLVLERNRIAERWRTGRWDSLVANGPAWHDRFPGLEFDDISPDGFAPKERVADYFEAYARKFKAPIRTGVEVKKVERNVGRPGFTIETSQGVIEASRVVAATGPFQRPVIPPIAPQDTQLLQIHSADYRNPGQLPEGAVLVVGAGSSGVQIADELQRSGKQVYLSVGAHDRPPRAYRNRDFCWWLGVLGEWDQAAMKPGREHVTIAVSGAQGGRTVDFRGLAHAGMVLVGLTQSFNGSVATFQPNLAENLARGDENYLALLDAADAYIERNGLDLPEEPEARHTFPEPDCVTQPILELDLVKAGVTSIIWATGFAVDYSWLKVDAFDDNGKPQHQRGVSSEAGVYFLGLPWQSRRGSSFIWGVWHDAKYVADHIAIQRTYLEYRDAAQRETEIAPAAHKTTVSA is encoded by the coding sequence ATGACCATTGAAAAAACAATAATAGATACCTTGATTGTCGGCGCCGGCCAGGCCGGCGTAGCCATGAGTGAACACCTGAGCAAGCTTGGCGTGCCGCACCTGGTGCTGGAGCGCAACCGTATTGCCGAGCGGTGGCGCACCGGCCGCTGGGATTCGCTGGTGGCCAATGGTCCGGCCTGGCACGACCGTTTTCCGGGCCTGGAATTCGACGATATCAGCCCCGACGGTTTTGCCCCCAAGGAACGTGTGGCCGATTACTTCGAAGCCTATGCCCGCAAGTTCAAGGCACCGATCCGCACCGGCGTGGAAGTGAAGAAAGTCGAACGTAATGTCGGTCGCCCGGGCTTCACCATCGAGACTTCCCAAGGCGTGATCGAGGCCAGCCGCGTAGTGGCTGCCACCGGCCCCTTCCAGCGTCCGGTGATCCCGCCGATCGCACCGCAAGATACACAATTGCTGCAGATCCACTCCGCCGACTACCGCAATCCCGGGCAATTGCCCGAGGGCGCCGTGCTGGTGGTGGGTGCAGGTTCGTCGGGCGTGCAGATCGCCGATGAACTGCAGCGCTCCGGCAAGCAAGTCTACCTGTCGGTGGGTGCCCACGATCGTCCGCCCCGCGCCTATCGCAACCGTGATTTCTGCTGGTGGCTGGGTGTGCTAGGCGAGTGGGACCAGGCCGCCATGAAACCCGGCCGCGAACACGTGACCATCGCCGTCAGTGGCGCCCAAGGTGGCCGCACGGTGGATTTCCGTGGCCTGGCCCATGCCGGCATGGTGCTGGTGGGCCTGACCCAATCGTTCAATGGCAGCGTGGCGACCTTCCAGCCGAACCTGGCGGAGAACCTGGCGCGGGGCGATGAAAACTACCTGGCTTTGCTCGATGCCGCCGATGCCTACATCGAACGCAACGGCCTGGACCTGCCGGAAGAGCCCGAAGCGCGCCACACCTTCCCGGAGCCGGACTGCGTCACCCAACCGATCCTCGAGCTCGACCTGGTCAAGGCCGGCGTGACGTCGATCATTTGGGCCACCGGCTTTGCCGTGGACTACAGCTGGCTGAAGGTCGACGCCTTCGACGACAACGGCAAGCCGCAGCATCAGCGCGGCGTGTCCAGCGAAGCTGGTGTGTATTTCCTCGGCCTGCCGTGGCAGTCCCGCCGTGGCTCGTCGTTCATCTGGGGCGTGTGGCATGACGCCAAGTACGTGGCCGATCACATCGCCATCCAGCGCACCTACCTCGAATACCGCGATGCCGCCCAGCGCGAGACTGAAATCGCCCCGGCCGCTCACAAGACCACCGTCAGCGCTTGA
- a CDS encoding ATPase: MRISTLLAFFAVFSAGVAATTPVVAADAACRFLPIADSTVRLQHTQKVAVLYSENTLNTQQYLESYHAVAVKGAQNPGLDSRISQAFVDSSDPQRAIGWLMASLQKEFAAVTVYDNLDAALQAHPDVVVMLDTYSRLVSKRNNQVEARFMARFYDANLQYIGQAQGSRAEQMPSVWVHGKAAPQIAAQINQQTALQVNALKQFDASLKTLVTAGHVDHVASN; the protein is encoded by the coding sequence ATGAGAATCTCGACCCTGCTGGCCTTTTTCGCCGTGTTCAGTGCTGGCGTGGCGGCCACCACACCGGTCGTTGCTGCCGATGCGGCCTGCCGTTTCCTGCCGATTGCCGACAGCACTGTGCGTTTGCAACACACGCAAAAGGTGGCGGTGCTCTACAGCGAGAACACCCTCAACACCCAGCAATACCTCGAGAGCTACCACGCCGTGGCAGTGAAGGGGGCGCAGAACCCCGGGCTGGATTCACGGATCAGCCAGGCGTTCGTCGACAGCTCCGACCCGCAGCGGGCGATTGGCTGGTTGATGGCGTCGTTGCAGAAGGAGTTCGCAGCGGTGACCGTCTACGACAACCTCGATGCGGCGCTGCAGGCTCATCCGGACGTGGTGGTGATGCTCGACACCTACAGTCGCCTGGTGTCCAAACGCAACAACCAGGTTGAGGCGCGGTTCATGGCCAGGTTCTACGATGCGAACCTGCAATACATCGGCCAGGCGCAAGGCTCACGTGCCGAGCAGATGCCTTCGGTGTGGGTGCATGGCAAGGCCGCGCCGCAGATTGCCGCGCAGATCAATCAGCAGACCGCGTTGCAAGTGAACGCGTTGAAACAGTTCGATGCGTCGTTGAAGACACTGGTGACGGCAGGCCATGTGGATCATGTGGCAAGCAACTGA
- the tssE gene encoding type VI secretion system baseplate subunit TssE produces the protein MSDLNPSLYETLLQNFDGELDLHQVAEEDQCTLSVLDNLRRILNSRAGALDHLPDYGLPDMGQILQGLPGSAHGLMRAMADTLARYEPRVATIGIELLPQTRPGHLEYSLEVQLRGGRRVTFGTTLTPGGQVLVRHLKRQHCLSKSGIV, from the coding sequence ATGAGCGATCTCAATCCTTCGTTGTACGAGACACTCCTGCAGAATTTCGACGGCGAGCTGGATCTGCACCAGGTCGCTGAAGAGGACCAGTGCACGCTGTCGGTGCTGGACAACCTGCGGCGCATCCTCAACAGCCGGGCCGGCGCGCTCGATCATCTGCCCGATTATGGCCTGCCGGACATGGGCCAGATCCTCCAGGGCCTGCCCGGGTCGGCGCATGGACTGATGCGCGCCATGGCCGACACCCTGGCCAGGTACGAGCCGCGCGTGGCCACGATTGGCATCGAGCTGTTGCCCCAGACCCGACCGGGTCACCTGGAGTACAGCCTCGAAGTGCAACTCAGAGGGGGCCGTCGAGTGACCTTCGGCACCACACTCACGCCAGGGGGCCAGGTCCTGGTGCGGCACTTGAAGCGCCAACACTGTCTATCGAAGTCAGGAATTGTTTAA
- a CDS encoding nitrate reductase cytochrome c-type subunit — protein sequence MSFRILPLFLLAVIGAVIAAEVDYPLDAPGPDGRRPGGTLTQNAPAPPLADDENKDLKRERNYPDQPPTIPHSIRGYQIDKNGNKCLSCHSRANSARSQATMISITHYMDRDGQALAAVSPRRYFCNQCHVPQKDVLPLVGNSFETIDKILQDDANAAQKR from the coding sequence ATGAGTTTTCGCATCCTGCCGTTGTTCCTGCTCGCTGTGATCGGCGCGGTCATTGCCGCCGAGGTTGATTACCCCCTCGATGCACCGGGCCCGGACGGACGCCGGCCCGGCGGCACCCTGACGCAAAACGCCCCTGCGCCGCCCCTGGCCGACGATGAAAACAAGGACCTCAAGCGCGAGCGCAACTACCCTGACCAACCGCCGACCATTCCCCACAGCATTCGCGGCTACCAGATCGACAAGAACGGCAACAAGTGCCTGTCCTGCCACAGCCGGGCCAACAGTGCGCGCAGCCAGGCGACGATGATCAGCATCACCCACTACATGGACCGCGACGGCCAGGCGCTGGCGGCTGTCTCACCGCGTCGCTACTTCTGCAACCAGTGCCATGTGCCGCAAAAAGATGTGCTGCCGCTGGTGGGCAACAGCTTCGAGACCATCGACAAAATCCTGCAAGACGACGCCAACGCCGCGCAGAAACGTTGA
- the tssB gene encoding type VI secretion system contractile sheath small subunit: MASSSFQNEVPKARVNIKLDLHTGGAQKKVELPLKLMVMGDYSNGKEQRPLSARSKVSINKNNLDSVLAEFSPVLEMAVENTLVNDAGDAPVELSFQRMKDFEPEQVARQIPHLRALLAMRNLLRDLKSNLLDNATFRHDLERILKDDALSDELRAELAALVPQENR, translated from the coding sequence ATGGCTTCAAGCAGTTTCCAGAATGAAGTGCCAAAGGCGCGGGTAAATATAAAACTCGACCTGCACACCGGCGGTGCGCAGAAGAAGGTCGAATTACCGCTGAAGCTGATGGTCATGGGCGACTACAGCAACGGCAAGGAGCAGCGTCCGTTATCGGCCCGAAGCAAGGTTTCGATCAACAAAAACAACCTCGACAGCGTATTGGCAGAGTTTTCTCCGGTGTTGGAAATGGCCGTGGAAAATACCCTGGTCAACGACGCTGGCGACGCCCCGGTCGAGCTGAGTTTCCAGCGTATGAAGGACTTCGAGCCGGAGCAGGTGGCGCGGCAAATTCCGCACCTGCGTGCTCTGCTGGCCATGCGCAACCTGTTGCGCGATCTCAAGTCGAACTTGCTGGACAACGCTACCTTTCGTCATGATCTGGAACGCATCCTCAAGGATGATGCGCTAAGTGACGAGCTGCGCGCCGAGTTGGCCGCTTTGGTGCCGCAAGAAAATCGTTAA